aaaaagtctggcaaaaaccgacgtcagataaataagttataaatttttgaagaaattccttaaacacgatgagttataaaataaataataaaaataatttcggaatttgccaacggagtctaaacgaaagttgtagagcatagtctcacctacgcggggatataaagatcatcgaaaacggagttcgtatgaagaagatatgaaattttgaagtttattaaataaattatatatttatttaattcaaaaatcaagcattatccgaagaggagtcagcgtcctcatccgaggtacgcgctgcgtacccctgtacgccctgcgtacccgagggccttggcctctgatcatccacgtcgccctatgcgaggctaccgacccgtccgaccgacctgtccgacccgccgtcccatccgactcgccagactgatccgtcccatccgaagccgaggcagtcgaggcttcggtcatgcatgacgtacgcgtacgcgttgcgtacgagcgtacgccccgcgtacgaggcttctcagatccccctataaatagcatgcgaaggcttccgaaaaagaggctcatttctctcctttctctcacgatattccctcgttttccgtgcccgttcaaacccgaagctctggtctttttgctcaagtcctgagggtcgattttactcccgagattcccgagaatcccaagaaaaatccgtttcccgagacgaaactctgcccggttttccatctcactatcttcaaactttcaagtgagttcataccccttaatttatcttttaaatgttctataaattcttttacatGCTTtgaagggggggattacaagtaaaacacacgagtattatcgtgtgttacataaagaactcttttatatgctgttatatatccaaatcacatgcgatttactaactttataaggaactttcatatatgtaacatatgttaaaatagcattctatcttttgaaatataaattgtcgtAATGCAtgcataaactaaacttttcttagattatatgtatacttgtctatcttggactctacaccaaaaatctatgctttcataacaaatgattcctttttctaggtatttctaaacaaacgagacacacttttagaaaactataataggtatagttttacgaacaaatttctaactcttatgtactagaaacatgaatttcaagaagtcactttcgtatacaagaacaaaggtaacattttaacaagtagatctgtttttataccacggttttgtgagacactaacttcatgtacgttcgagtacacatttgaagtcctgtattatataccagaatcccttggagggggagcatggtgtttgtgtatagatctatacgggcttgacaacccgcgccctgactgttagctgcagtccaccgtttggggtgacaaacgtcataacattccaacacctgaagaacgttgtgtataggcattccgagtcaatagtatggttataaaactcacatggggtattaaaaatgcattgatttacaaggttttcaaacacattggttattttacacttacatacatttttagaaacaaacattggtcttgagtgaaggctactttcatactagtagaaaatataggattttctaaacacaaacaaacaaagacagaacatttcatttcatacaaacattgtcacttaaatacttatgaaactcaccagcttaaatgctgatctactctttcaaaattacttgtatgcccaggaaatcagtaatttcaggtattcattatgcttttgatgaagggatgctgcggcgccagtttaatctcgtatttagacatcatattgtaaatggttttgaacatgtaacttttgacaaatgtaaactttcaattatatatatgatggttgtattgctttctttactatgtattcatttgttacgttaccacatgaagtcatccgcccccgaatgtttccgccgttcaggtttggggatgtgacagtgtgttcttaatagacccaaacatctctggaatctcgcctctaatggcagcagccacctcctcatggatgatccgacggatctcctcatcactcaccccactgctctcggtggtatggcgtgtcccgaccatgatcaacctctgaaatacaacataagaaatattagggacactctcgagtatactcacacttgaTAACTCAATCATCCTCACTTCTggtaccccaaggattcttacttggactgcgcaccaatttggtgttttcaatagtacgggcccaatactattgtccacatcgaatcaatatacaacccaagtcctcctcctaggatcccaagtcgtaAATACTCTACTGTCGCTATGCACTGGCTACCCTCAGTAGACCTCTCATGAGCACCTCACTGCTACGtactcactctcaaagtatcccatagcagcagtaatctcctaggctaaggcatcacaaatcaggccactctagtcctcataggagtacctagcctctctaacatgcataacataatatctcataactcataacatataatgtaagggtattttggggattcactgttcgggcgctggctgaccgtacacaccatcCACTCTGCTAGTTtccaaaacttctttttctttttagaaaatttgcagttttggttgtaaaatttctcaaatcctcggtttgagttcagatacgcccgaaggtgcatccgaatccctcaaaccaaggctctgataccaacttgtaacaacgtaaaatttccaatttaatttttaatttttaaaccacaaaatgtatatcatatcataatctcaaatccaaaacaacagtgtgttcaaaacaaatcccaagatctctctaatgtgaactccattggtgtgagtgtgtacgagtcaggtcgtcgccttcccacggtcctcgctggtacctgagacatcaaacacaacaactgtaagcataaatgcttagtgagttcccaaaaataccacataccacaactacgccactcgaggctaaacccgaccctccggtcaagatgtctcagcgggaacctccagtcccgtagctcgtcagaccctccggtccagtcatagctcattgggccctctggcccggtctaaatcgttggaccctccggtccagtctatataatcatacaacatacaaataacacatagcatgaaatctctaatataacacataaactcatatatagcgcctaagaccctctggtcaacttagaataccactcaaggtaacgtatagtgagaagactcacctcgcggaaagtctagaatctcacgtgctcgctatctccgaatcCCAAACAAAGACtcaacctcgcctaatcataagAATATTATTTCAATTAATATAGACCTCCACCACTAGACTTTACCTCTTATTAACATTCCtcagaggggtaaaagaccattttaccctcccttgactcaaagtccacatgttgaccaaaaccctaaaagtcagcaaaagtcaacatcttcagtacgcggggcgtacagactgatgtacgcggggcgtacatcgccaactcaatagacggggtctccacccagtacgctgcacgtactgggagttacgcccagcgtaacagtCAGATCCAGACACACTTCATTtttggtcttaatcggttaagccactacttcaacttctagatccggcCTCATTTAAGCAAacttatgatgggttttggtcataagacatcctatgtgctcatacaaaccctaatgcttggatctaggtttctctattgtacatgctttgaatccaagactataaaccctaattctagcatatgggaatcaatattaacatataattaggtttatgatattaccttgattgttatgtagcaataacaatcccaattcctccttgaattgactttgtaaggcttaggtgctgtttgtttttccgAAGTGAAACTGtctgaagtctgcggaccacctctgcatccctctgcagcagaagaggtggaccaaagtgTTGTAGACTGTAATgagaagcatgtttgtttttttaacggcTGTAGactgctgcagatattaaaaaaaattaaaataaaataatttaataaaccgataatagttttttaataccaaAAATTTAATAATCGTAatcttaaaacattgaaataaaattCAAACAACCAAATTAGTCTTACaataacatttttaaataaaattcataCAACCAAACTTTAATAATTTTCATTCCATATTTTGCATCAATTGTTCGGCAATTTCATCTCTTAACTGAGTCATATATTCACGATCTGCTGTAGTACCATGTGTTGGAATCTCATCTTCATCATTATCAACGCCTGCATTGTTATTCCGAACCGAGACATTTGGTTCGTCATATCGTGCAAAAAACTCATCACGTAGTCCCTCTCTTCTTATAAAATTATGAAGCGCAAAGCATGCTAGGGTAATGTTTTGTTGTGTAACCAATGAGAATGGTGCCATCCTCTTCAATATAGGGAATCGTGCTTTCAAGACACCAAAAGCACACTCAATGACATTCCGAAGTTTTGCGTGTGCATggttaaatttttctttattcgTTAATGCACGTCTTCGACGGAAATCTCCAAGCCAATACCTCACATTACGGTACGGTGCCATAAAACCTCGAATGTTTGCATAAGCGGCATCACAAAGATAAGATTTATCTGTAAAAAAAAAGTCATTTATTTTTTCAAGCTAAGATAAAACTATTTCAATAACCATAAATTTACCTGGTGGTGGAAGCGGGAATGGTGCATGTGGATTTGCTAATGCTTCTAATAAAATTCTAGAATTGTGTGCTATCCCTTCCCAACCGGCCACAACAAACGTAAACATCATGTTGAAGTCACATATTGCCAATACGTTTTGGTAACAATCACCTTTTCCCCTACTTCTATATAAATCCCGTTTGTTTGCAGGGACAACAACATGTATCAAGGTGCCATCAAGTGCACCAACTGCTCCCTTGAACACCCGTCGTAGCCTCCTATTATGTCCTGGAATGTTTGGATTTGGATTAAAAGAAGTTGGCACTATAATTTCATGTGCGAAAAGCAGCATTTTGTCCAACACTTCATGAAAAAACTTATGAACTGTTTGATTTGAGTGTTGAAATCTCCGCTTGATAATCACATAACGTTGGTTATGACCGATCATCATCAAAAACATAGTCATCTTCTCCTCAACCGACACATGTTTGCTATCATTTAACGCGTAGTTTACTCTAAAATGAGCACATAGTCGGACAAATGATTCACGGGACATGCATAGCACTTCAACACATTGTAGAGGATTACAGTGAAGTGACTCTAATGTAAATTCATGTCCCGTTATTTCCGAATCATTGTCCCGCACTCGTTTTACACCCCTTTTCCAAAAGTAGCGGACGTACAAGCACATTAGAATTATGAGTAGTATCTTTTTGTCGTGATCCATTAGGAACCTATTAATCAACACAAGTACCAAATATAAAACTCAAgtaccaaataaccaaaatatataATCACATAGTTCAAgttccaaataaaaaaaatataaaactcaagtaccaaataacataaccaaataaccaaaatacaTAATCACATAGTTCAAATTCCAAATACTACAAATAACATTCAAGTACCAAATAACCACATACTACAAATAACATCCAAGTACCAAATAACCAAAAAACATAACCACATAGTTCAAATTCAAATATGTAAACTTAATGGACAATCTTTCCATCCTTCAATACTCCTAAACTTGTAGTTGTCATCTCGATCCACCCTCTTAATATTTGTGGATCATTAGGCAAATTTACCCACATCTCTCTCATATTCATGGTCCCTCTAAAAATATGATAAGCAGCAAATTATAGAGGGTCAACCGGGCCTAACTCGAGTAACTCTAGCTTCTCTAAACATTGGGGAATTGTTGGCCCTCGAGTCAAATGTCGTAGAGCTTGCTGCATCTCCAATGC
The genomic region above belongs to Lactuca sativa cultivar Salinas chromosome 4, Lsat_Salinas_v11, whole genome shotgun sequence and contains:
- the LOC111904338 gene encoding uncharacterized protein LOC111904338 — protein: MCLYVRYFWKRGVKRVRDNDSEITGHEFTLESLHCNPLQCVEVLCMSRESFVRLCAHFRVNYALNDSKHVSVEEKMTMFLMMIGHNQRYVIIKRRFQHSNQTVHKFFHEVLDKMLLFAHEIIVPTSFNPNPNIPGHNRRLRRVFKGAVGALDGTLIHVVVPANKRDLYRSRGKGDCYQNVLAICDFNMMFTFVVAGWEGIAHNSRILLEALANPHAPFPLPPPDKSYLCDAAYANIRGFMAPYRNVRYWLGDFRRRRALTNKEKFNHAHAKLRNVIECAFGVLKARFPILKRMAPFSLVTQQNITLACFALHNFIRREGLRDEFFARYDEPNVSVRNNNAGVDNDEDEIPTHGTTADREYMTQLRDEIAEQLMQNME